The Nitrospira sp. KM1 genome includes a window with the following:
- a CDS encoding MoxR family ATPase: MNPSQPIRAIQDNIARVIKGKASVIEMAVVCLLARGHLLLEDVPGVGKTTLAHSLAQSLACSFKRIQFTSDLLPSDIVGVSMFNRQKQAFEFMPGPIFANIVLADEINRTTPKTQSSLLEAMSEAQISVDNQTYPLHQPFMVIATQNPAEYHGTFPLPESQLDRFLMRLRIGYPSLDDERQVLERAYALHPAENLQAVLSTDGVLELQQQANHVHMDESLTDYLLAIVKATRHSELLSLGVSTRGALALNKSAKALALVRGRSYCLPEDIKQLAPVVLPHRVMLNRTQGLRAQSFEQAEQIISDILDTIPVPV; encoded by the coding sequence ATGAACCCGTCACAACCCATTCGCGCCATTCAGGACAATATTGCCCGTGTCATCAAGGGAAAGGCATCTGTCATCGAGATGGCGGTCGTCTGCCTTCTCGCCCGCGGTCATCTGTTGTTGGAAGACGTTCCCGGGGTAGGCAAAACGACGTTGGCCCATAGTCTGGCGCAGTCACTCGCCTGCTCCTTCAAACGTATTCAATTCACGAGCGACCTTCTGCCGTCTGACATCGTCGGCGTTTCGATGTTCAATCGACAGAAGCAAGCATTTGAATTCATGCCGGGCCCTATCTTCGCCAATATTGTCCTGGCCGATGAGATCAATCGCACCACGCCAAAAACGCAGAGCAGTTTGCTGGAAGCCATGAGCGAGGCGCAGATCTCGGTCGACAATCAGACCTATCCGCTTCACCAACCGTTCATGGTCATCGCCACGCAAAATCCTGCCGAATACCACGGAACATTTCCGTTACCGGAATCCCAGCTAGATCGGTTTCTGATGCGCTTGCGGATTGGGTATCCTTCTCTGGACGACGAGCGGCAAGTCCTTGAACGAGCCTATGCGCTTCATCCTGCCGAGAATCTACAGGCCGTCTTGTCGACGGATGGTGTTCTGGAACTCCAGCAACAAGCCAACCATGTCCACATGGATGAGAGCCTGACTGACTATCTGTTGGCCATCGTCAAGGCCACGAGACACAGTGAGTTACTCTCGTTGGGCGTCAGCACAAGGGGGGCATTGGCTCTCAACAAATCGGCAAAGGCTCTGGCGTTGGTTCGTGGGCGTTCATACTGTCTTCCGGAGGATATCAAACAACTGGCTCCGGTCGTGCTCCCTCATCGCGTAATGCTGAACCGGACCCAAGGCCTCCGTGCGCAGAGCTTTGAACAGGCGGAACAAATCATCTCCGACATCCTTGACACCATTCCCGTTCCCGTCTGA
- a CDS encoding ChaN family lipoprotein — MPRARDAHYQVTLSWPCAGLFVLLLFGGCAESVRVTPPMSDAPGTVSFHGNQIIETSTRRIVSQNELMARVNEQDVVYLGEEHHNRFHIEIALTILRHLIAMSRRPVLAMEMFGWDSQTALDQYVSPIGLPKSELLDKLRWRQNWGGPFEDYEALALFARDQHLALIAMNPPKGLVRAVAKQGIEQARRDNEMIRWHMDDETVVDDAEYRSRILGQLRACHDGGPDAMYQAMYEASMVRDEGMARTVTEQVQRIRNAHDRLAGPVVSYTGGGHIQYNLPVPKRVARRTAGSVRQLTIYMTSYDTTRRNEVLEMIGENIADYVWLTPIGSQGPPRRCR; from the coding sequence ATGCCCAGAGCTCGTGATGCACATTATCAAGTGACATTGTCCTGGCCTTGCGCCGGCTTGTTTGTTCTCTTGTTGTTTGGAGGCTGTGCGGAGTCAGTGCGTGTGACACCACCGATGTCGGATGCTCCCGGCACAGTATCTTTTCACGGAAATCAGATTATCGAGACGTCCACGCGACGAATTGTGTCTCAGAACGAGCTGATGGCGCGCGTGAATGAGCAGGACGTTGTCTATCTGGGTGAAGAACACCACAATCGGTTTCATATCGAAATCGCTCTTACGATCTTGCGGCACTTGATTGCTATGTCAAGGCGGCCGGTGCTCGCGATGGAAATGTTCGGATGGGATTCCCAGACTGCTCTCGATCAGTATGTCTCGCCCATCGGATTGCCGAAATCCGAATTATTGGACAAGCTTCGTTGGCGGCAGAATTGGGGAGGACCATTTGAGGATTACGAGGCGCTCGCGCTCTTTGCGCGTGACCAGCATCTTGCGCTTATTGCGATGAACCCACCCAAAGGATTGGTCAGGGCGGTCGCGAAACAGGGAATAGAGCAGGCCCGTCGTGACAATGAGATGATTCGATGGCACATGGATGACGAAACCGTTGTCGATGATGCGGAATATCGGTCGCGAATCCTTGGGCAGCTCCGGGCCTGTCATGATGGGGGTCCTGATGCCATGTATCAGGCTATGTACGAAGCATCGATGGTACGGGACGAAGGCATGGCCAGAACCGTGACCGAACAGGTCCAGCGCATAAGAAACGCTCATGATCGACTCGCGGGCCCGGTCGTGAGTTATACAGGCGGAGGTCATATTCAATATAATCTGCCGGTTCCCAAGCGGGTTGCCCGCCGCACAGCCGGTTCCGTACGGCAGCTCACTATTTATATGACCTCCTACGATACGACGCGTCGCAACGAAGTGCTGGAAATGATTGGCGAAAACATCGCCGATTATGTCTGGCTGACTCCGATAGGAAGCCAGGGGCCTCCCCGGCGCTGCCGTTAG
- a CDS encoding SWIM zinc finger domain-containing protein encodes MIQGVVDRNAFHIGNQYLSENRVRIVEADDAQISSAVIGNSGLYEQTIKLKDGHLVSRCSCSLPEEPMCRHCIAVLLEYHRWVQPRTNAKKAKPPAPVAPAAPTTNGESTPPPSTGEQGIDVRLGEVMAFIEWLQPAMKAVEKGAVLPDASRLAGDVSVWAHIIRNLDLRRRESEEIQLTLESERRDREAFLAKMSEQLQVAMAETKTAQASSQQLQQDLSSYKDVMGKISDIASEIGGYDSQIKSISGELLSKGAQLDKLANSFREVAAALKAASRTGSSE; translated from the coding sequence ATGATTCAGGGAGTCGTGGATCGCAATGCATTCCATATCGGAAACCAATATCTCTCCGAGAACAGAGTTCGCATCGTCGAAGCTGATGATGCGCAAATTTCTTCTGCTGTCATCGGCAATTCCGGCCTGTATGAACAGACGATCAAGTTGAAAGATGGACACCTCGTCTCTCGGTGTAGCTGCTCTCTCCCCGAGGAGCCGATGTGCCGGCATTGCATCGCTGTCTTGCTGGAATATCACCGATGGGTCCAGCCCAGGACGAATGCGAAAAAAGCGAAGCCTCCTGCTCCAGTAGCTCCGGCTGCTCCAACCACCAATGGAGAGAGTACTCCTCCACCGTCGACAGGAGAACAAGGAATCGATGTCAGGTTGGGCGAAGTGATGGCATTCATTGAATGGCTTCAACCTGCCATGAAAGCCGTCGAAAAAGGGGCCGTCTTGCCGGATGCTTCTCGGCTCGCCGGTGATGTAAGCGTCTGGGCTCACATCATTCGAAATCTGGACCTTCGCAGACGTGAAAGTGAGGAAATTCAACTCACGCTTGAGTCTGAACGACGGGATCGTGAGGCTTTTCTGGCTAAAATGTCCGAGCAGCTCCAGGTCGCCATGGCTGAAACCAAGACGGCACAGGCCAGCAGCCAGCAGCTTCAACAAGATTTGTCTTCTTACAAGGACGTCATGGGCAAAATTTCTGATATTGCCTCAGAAATCGGCGGCTACGACAGCCAGATAAAATCCATTTCCGGTGAGTTGCTCTCCAAGGGAGCGCAATTGGACAAATTGGCGAATTCATTTAGAGAAGTGGCCGCTGCTCTCAAAGCAGCCAGCAGGACGGGATCCTCTGAATAG
- a CDS encoding arylesterase translates to MASHLTGESSWPSASAETLTNPAHERPRIVAFGDSLTSGLGVAPEEAYPAQLQRRLDAAGLSYRVINAGVSGDTTAGGLRRVDWALNSKPKFAILELGGNDGLRGLSLKETRANLERIIERFQQASVTVILAGMKLPPNYGSEYTAGFEAMYPTLAKQYGLALIPFFLDRVAGSSILNQADGIHPTAEGYRIVTDKVYETLKPVLEQNRARKDKKGKQKGTE, encoded by the coding sequence ATGGCGTCGCATCTGACCGGCGAATCGTCGTGGCCGTCCGCCTCGGCGGAAACGCTCACCAATCCGGCTCACGAGCGGCCACGCATCGTCGCCTTCGGAGACAGTCTCACGTCAGGACTGGGAGTGGCCCCGGAAGAGGCATATCCGGCACAGCTCCAGCGTCGGCTCGACGCAGCAGGTTTATCGTACCGTGTCATCAATGCGGGTGTGAGCGGCGATACGACCGCGGGAGGACTTCGTCGTGTGGATTGGGCTCTGAACAGCAAACCGAAATTTGCCATTCTCGAACTCGGAGGCAATGATGGATTGCGCGGGTTGAGCCTTAAAGAAACCAGGGCCAATCTCGAACGTATCATCGAACGATTTCAACAGGCCTCGGTCACAGTGATCCTTGCCGGGATGAAGCTTCCTCCTAATTACGGATCGGAATATACGGCCGGCTTCGAGGCCATGTACCCTACATTGGCCAAGCAATATGGCCTCGCATTGATCCCATTTTTTCTCGATCGCGTTGCAGGATCATCAATCTTGAATCAAGCGGACGGAATCCATCCCACGGCAGAAGGTTACCGAATCGTGACAGACAAGGTATATGAAACATTGAAGCCCGTGCTCGAACAGAATCGGGCGAGGAAGGATAAGAAAGGAAAACAAAAAGGCACCGAGTAG
- a CDS encoding ABC transporter ATP-binding protein, with amino-acid sequence MISIAHLSMRLTAAGRTITILDDICLEVPEKQTVAVVGASGSGKSTLLGLIAGLDRPSSGSIRLNGMEITNMSEGLLAKFRRNHIGYIFQSFHLIPTLTALENVLVPLELSGITSAGERGVELMGAVGLSHRLHHYPVQLSGGEQQRVAVARAFACRPSILLADEPTGNLDSHTGYQVLDLLLSLHRDYGSTLVLVTHDRSLASSMQRVVTLRDGRVESDEYKPEAG; translated from the coding sequence GTGATCAGTATCGCTCATCTCTCGATGCGGCTGACCGCTGCCGGCCGCACGATCACAATCTTGGACGATATCTGTCTGGAGGTCCCGGAAAAGCAAACGGTGGCGGTCGTGGGGGCTTCCGGAAGTGGAAAATCGACCTTGCTCGGACTGATTGCCGGATTGGATCGTCCCTCAAGCGGATCGATCCGCCTCAACGGCATGGAGATCACCAACATGTCCGAAGGATTGCTGGCGAAATTCCGCCGCAACCATATCGGTTATATTTTTCAATCGTTTCATCTCATTCCCACATTGACGGCATTGGAAAACGTGTTGGTGCCGCTCGAACTGTCCGGTATCACCTCAGCCGGCGAACGGGGGGTGGAATTGATGGGCGCCGTGGGGCTGAGCCATCGATTGCATCACTACCCAGTGCAATTGTCGGGCGGCGAGCAGCAACGCGTGGCGGTTGCGAGAGCTTTTGCCTGTCGTCCCTCGATTCTCTTGGCAGATGAACCGACGGGGAATCTGGATTCCCACACAGGGTATCAGGTGCTCGACCTACTTCTCTCCCTCCATCGTGATTACGGGTCCACGTTGGTCCTGGTGACGCACGACCGTTCCCTGGCTTCTTCGATGCAACGGGTCGTCACCTTGCGCGACGGGCGTGTCGAATCGGATGAGTACAAGCCAGAAGCGGGTTGA
- a CDS encoding ABC transporter permease — protein sequence MTFLSRFVRHMAWRETRGAWRHFSYFFICIAVGVGAVVAVSLFAAHVDRAISREARGLLGGDMEIRSSRALSTEGRRVLEDVGRRGIVISHASELVAMAAREDRSSSTAKASGQLTQIIELKAVEPAYPLYGTLRLEPHEPLTGLLYPGVGMCAQPCHGAVAQEALFLRLGLQLGDKIKIGQAVFILAGMVRTEPDRSANAFSLGPRVIVSQEGLRAADLVKPGSRVRERYLLKTPPAIPLDPLRSELRGRLVSEKVHISGYRDAQPQLKQFLDQLSRYLGLIGLTALFIGGMGVAMSIHAFLREKLKTIAILKSVGAESSTIIGMYVVQSLALGAIGSLTGMAAGVLIQRVLPPLLTDVFATEILQQLGMSADLSVVSIGPLIKGAMLGLLATLLFTMWPLLAIREIRPGSIFRREVGVTDGYADTTPLSWRTRWGLNDAPKVITMVALLTGLAGLSMWQAGNWKVGGLFFGGLGAGVSVLLVAATSAVGWLRRLPRPGALTLRYAFGNVIRPGSQSIGIMIAIGVSVTIIVTVSLVERALLRQVGETRPVDAPTFFFIDIQPDQREHFAALIRDQTGGRLPELTPLVRSRLHAVDGRIVKIEDDHEPEERRDEDKEERRKQWYLSREYVLTYMDELPKGNEIVHGRWWTSDRSPTTPTVSVEEEAAKALGVTIGSTLEFDIQGTTVAAQVSSVRKVDWGNFSTNFYMIFSPGLLEGAPHTYVGTIHVPSSQELPIQQAVVAAFPNVSAIHVGDVLENFGRVLDRLALAIRAVALFCLIAGGAVMASALAATRYQRLYESVILKSLGATRAMIARTFALEYMMIGMMGGAMAVGLASALSWLVLTYLFELSWSFHPAVLLSGLGLTILVTLLIGSISTYRILGQRPLAILRHE from the coding sequence ATGACATTCCTTTCTCGTTTCGTCCGGCACATGGCCTGGAGAGAAACCCGCGGAGCGTGGCGTCATTTTTCGTACTTCTTTATCTGTATCGCAGTCGGTGTCGGTGCCGTCGTTGCCGTTTCGTTGTTCGCTGCTCATGTCGACCGAGCGATCAGCAGGGAGGCTCGTGGATTGCTTGGCGGAGACATGGAAATCCGGTCCTCCCGCGCCCTCTCGACCGAGGGACGACGGGTACTGGAGGATGTTGGCCGTCGCGGGATCGTCATCTCGCATGCAAGCGAATTGGTGGCTATGGCGGCTCGTGAGGATCGCTCATCCTCTACGGCCAAAGCGAGTGGTCAGCTGACCCAGATCATTGAATTGAAGGCCGTGGAGCCTGCCTATCCCCTGTATGGCACCCTACGACTTGAGCCCCATGAGCCATTGACCGGGCTGTTGTATCCAGGAGTCGGAATGTGTGCTCAGCCCTGTCACGGAGCGGTGGCACAAGAGGCGCTCTTCCTCCGCCTGGGACTCCAGCTTGGAGACAAGATCAAGATCGGACAAGCGGTCTTTATCTTGGCCGGTATGGTTCGAACCGAGCCGGACCGGTCGGCTAACGCCTTTAGCCTGGGGCCGCGCGTGATCGTGTCACAAGAAGGTTTGCGGGCAGCAGATTTGGTCAAGCCCGGCAGCAGGGTGCGAGAACGGTATCTTCTCAAGACTCCTCCTGCGATACCGCTCGACCCGTTGCGCAGCGAACTGAGGGGACGGCTCGTATCGGAAAAGGTTCACATCTCTGGATATCGAGATGCCCAGCCACAACTCAAGCAGTTTCTCGACCAGCTCTCACGGTATCTGGGCCTCATTGGCCTCACCGCTCTTTTCATCGGAGGCATGGGTGTGGCGATGTCGATTCACGCCTTCCTGCGGGAGAAGCTCAAGACCATCGCCATTCTCAAGAGCGTCGGCGCGGAGTCCTCGACGATTATCGGCATGTATGTGGTGCAGTCGCTCGCACTCGGGGCCATTGGAAGTCTCACTGGCATGGCAGCCGGAGTGCTCATCCAGAGAGTGCTGCCCCCGCTGCTGACCGATGTGTTCGCCACGGAGATTCTGCAGCAACTAGGTATGTCCGCTGACTTGTCCGTCGTGTCGATCGGGCCGTTGATCAAAGGGGCCATGCTCGGACTCCTTGCCACATTGTTATTCACGATGTGGCCGTTACTCGCGATCAGGGAGATAAGGCCGGGATCGATTTTCCGCCGCGAAGTGGGAGTGACTGACGGTTATGCCGATACAACGCCCCTGTCTTGGAGGACCAGATGGGGGCTGAATGACGCGCCAAAAGTCATCACCATGGTCGCCTTGCTGACGGGTCTCGCCGGTCTGTCAATGTGGCAGGCTGGAAACTGGAAAGTCGGTGGATTATTTTTTGGCGGACTGGGGGCTGGCGTCAGTGTGTTGTTGGTTGCCGCAACGTCCGCGGTCGGATGGCTCAGGAGGCTTCCGCGGCCGGGGGCACTGACACTGCGCTATGCGTTCGGCAACGTGATACGCCCCGGCAGCCAGTCCATCGGGATTATGATTGCCATCGGCGTCAGCGTGACGATCATCGTGACCGTGTCACTTGTCGAACGGGCACTTCTCAGGCAGGTCGGGGAAACGCGTCCAGTGGACGCCCCCACGTTTTTCTTCATCGACATTCAGCCGGATCAGCGGGAGCATTTTGCAGCGCTGATCCGCGATCAGACAGGTGGGCGGCTTCCTGAATTGACCCCGCTTGTGCGCTCCCGACTCCATGCCGTTGATGGCCGGATCGTCAAAATTGAAGACGATCATGAGCCGGAGGAAAGGAGGGATGAAGACAAGGAAGAACGCCGAAAACAGTGGTACCTCTCGCGTGAATATGTCCTTACGTATATGGACGAACTTCCGAAGGGGAACGAAATTGTGCATGGACGCTGGTGGACGTCGGACCGGTCGCCCACCACACCGACTGTCTCGGTTGAAGAGGAAGCGGCGAAGGCGTTGGGAGTGACCATCGGCTCTACGCTCGAATTCGACATACAAGGAACAACGGTTGCCGCGCAGGTGTCCAGTGTTCGAAAGGTCGACTGGGGAAACTTCTCCACGAATTTCTATATGATCTTTTCACCGGGATTGCTGGAGGGAGCCCCGCATACATATGTTGGAACGATCCACGTGCCTTCCTCACAGGAGCTCCCGATTCAACAGGCGGTCGTGGCCGCGTTTCCTAACGTGAGCGCGATCCATGTGGGCGACGTCCTGGAAAATTTCGGTCGTGTGTTGGACCGGCTGGCACTCGCCATCCGGGCAGTGGCCTTGTTCTGTCTGATCGCAGGGGGAGCCGTCATGGCTTCTGCCCTTGCCGCCACAAGATATCAACGCCTCTATGAATCCGTCATTCTCAAGTCGCTCGGCGCGACGCGGGCGATGATTGCCCGAACCTTTGCCCTGGAATATATGATGATCGGAATGATGGGGGGGGCCATGGCGGTGGGGTTGGCGAGCGCGCTGTCATGGCTCGTCTTGACCTATCTGTTCGAACTGTCATGGTCGTTCCACCCTGCCGTGCTGCTGAGTGGCCTTGGCCTCACGATTCTCGTGACGCTTCTGATCGGGTCCATCAGTACGTATCGCATCCTGGGACAGAGACCACTCGCCATTCTGCGTCACGAGTGA